Within the Sarcophilus harrisii chromosome 2, mSarHar1.11, whole genome shotgun sequence genome, the region catAGATTGTAAATTCCCTGAGCTCAGGAAAAACTTCAGTTTTGCTTCTGAATCCCAGGAtccaaagtacttagcacagggtCTAATACATAGTAATCCCTTATTAAAAACTTGTTCATTGATTCACTGATGAATTTATCAATCTAGTTCAAGtccctgattttatagatgaggaaaatgaaacaatcaAGAAGGAGACTCCGAGATCTCCCATCAAGAGATTAGCAGAATCAGGACTAGAATAAAGGTCTCCAGATAGCCAACGATTTTTAGCTTtctattttaaagagatttttattgatatcttttgtttttaatcgcTTAGCTTTCCCTCCTGTACTCCTCACCacagaataaacatttaataatcatttcttaatatccccattttatagatgatgaaagtAAGACCAGAGAGatcttgcccaaggtcccacagaACTTAGAGGGAGACCTAGGTGGTACAGATAATAGAGTTcttgatttgaagtcaggaaaacagcTTTAATCCAGCttcatttactaactgtgtgattttagataaatcGCTTGagttttctcagttttcccaactgaaaagtgaagataataatgaCACTTATTTcatatgttgttttaaaaatcaaatgaaagaaaaaatgggggtgtcttttttaaaactattgaaatgcagttttaagctattgaAATGAAGCTAGCAAAAAGTGTACTAAGATTTTTGGAAGATCCTgcagaaagtgctttgcaaactttgaagtctTATCTAAATGctagttatgatgatgatgatgatgatgatgattatagcCGGAACTAGAATCCACATTTCTTGACTCCTCCTTTTATTACTCCTGCTTGTTCTCAATGCTCTTTCCTTTATCCCATGCTGCTAAGGACATTTTTCTCTCTGAGGAGCAGCCCCTTGATATAAGTCCCATTTTTTGAAAGAGAAAGCTTTTATACCTGCTTGTGGCCCTGTCCCTTCAGCCTTTCTGATCTCCAACTCTTTTATCTATGTCCGTTCCGTTCCTCCAGCCAACCCCTTTGCTTTTCCCAGTCATCCCCAAATCCCCATTTGTCCACACCTGGTACAGCTCCTGGAGCTGGGAATCCATCCATTCCTCTGTCTCTAGCCACATCTGTAGCTGTCCCCGGTCATACTTCATTGTCAGACGGCTTGGTTTCCGGCTCTTTGGGCCTGGGGCTTTGGAAGAATCCAGCTGGGATTTTGAGTGCCCTTCCTTGGACGTTTTACTTTCAATGACAGAAGCCCACTGCACCTGCTTACTGTGGCTCTCTGGATTCCCGTTGGGCACTGAGCCAGAGGGAGAAGGTCTTGAGGAAAGCATGGATGTCCAGGCGTAGGCAAGGAGCTGGGAAAAACTGCTCTGGCACTGACCAAGATAGGATTAAAGAAGaccaggaggaaggaaggaaggggctgAGAGACTGCTCTTAGGTGCTGGGAGGGGCCAAAGGACAGATCCACTGGAGTTTTCCCAGGGAGCTCCAAATGCCAGCCTCCTAGCTCCTGCCCTCCAATAGGTGCTGTTTCAGAGATTAGTTTATTGTGCCGGGATGTAAGTGAAAATAATTGCAGAGGGTACAAAGAGCAAGCAGCCTCGGGATCCTGGGAGAAGCAAAGTTCCATGTCAGCAGCCCAGGCAAATAGAAGCAATTTAGCTTCTGAGCTGAGGGCTCTACAATCCACTGGACAGGGCTCGAGCTGAACCAGAGCTGGATGTTAGAGTGGGGTTTGGGTCTGAGCTGAGTCAATGAGCAGAGGCAAGAGCAAAATCAATTCAGGTGGACAAAGACTTTAAGTGCATTTATGATTATGAGAGACAGTGTGACACACTGAATAGAGGTTctaagtcaggaaaatctgggttcaagttttcCTTCTGACATCTAAAGGCTAGGTGACCCTGGATAAGTGATTTAACTTTAATAACTAACTTGTAATCTTATAACAGAGGCAGTGTTGTTATGTCTTGGCAAAGGCAATTTCTTCATTTTGGCTCACTGGTTGAAGTAGAAGAATTGAAATATACCCTGTTCCCCATTGCCACTTCCAAACTCTGCCCCTCTTTCCATCACTCAGTAATGTCTCCACCTTTGAGGTTCATGCTTTTTATATCTAT harbors:
- the PPP1R14D gene encoding protein phosphatase 1 regulatory subunit 14D; amino-acid sequence: MLSSRPSPSGSVPNGNPESHSKQVQWASVIESKTSKEGHSKSQLDSSKAPGPKSRKPSRLTMKYDRGQLQMWLETEEWMDSQLQELYQDQSLSSVPEFDLEDFVELSTEEQKTKLQTILQECVSPTEPFISELLRRLKKLRRLSRPQK